A portion of the Bacillota bacterium genome contains these proteins:
- a CDS encoding peptidoglycan bridge formation glycyltransferase FemA/FemB family protein: MEAKLFDSHPELFNHYIASHPAGDLLQTTYWGELKAHTGWEALPLAVSANGQIQASALILKRRLPLPGKCIFYSPRGPLFSSPEALDFLLEAGRELGKAHGALLWKMDPALKKDDPVWADTARRLKQIDTGLDFNNVQPKFIMELDIRPSLDTILKNMKSKTRYNIGYAERRGVTVHLSRVKSDLELFYPLLQETAVRDNFKIRSFEYFENLWDALVVPRTAQLFLAFHDNQPLGGAIAFCLGRRAWYVYGASSNTKRNLQASYALQWAMIRWAKGLGCTTYDFRGVSGDLNPDNPLYGLYRFKEGFGAQLVEYVGEFDLPLSPLYTLWNPAVRIYNQLTGKNNS, translated from the coding sequence ATGGAAGCCAAGCTGTTTGACAGCCATCCTGAATTGTTTAATCACTACATCGCCTCCCATCCCGCCGGCGATCTACTGCAGACTACCTACTGGGGAGAACTCAAAGCCCATACAGGCTGGGAAGCTCTCCCGCTGGCAGTATCCGCTAACGGCCAGATCCAGGCGAGTGCACTGATTCTCAAACGCAGACTGCCCTTACCCGGCAAATGCATTTTTTACTCTCCCAGGGGACCCCTGTTCTCCAGTCCGGAAGCATTGGATTTCCTGCTGGAAGCTGGACGCGAACTGGGTAAAGCTCACGGCGCCCTGCTGTGGAAAATGGATCCGGCGCTCAAAAAGGACGACCCAGTGTGGGCTGACACTGCTAGAAGACTTAAGCAAATTGATACCGGTCTTGATTTTAACAACGTGCAGCCAAAATTCATTATGGAGCTTGATATCCGCCCTTCTCTTGATACAATCCTGAAAAACATGAAAAGTAAAACCCGCTACAATATCGGCTACGCCGAGCGCCGCGGGGTTACTGTCCACTTGAGCCGAGTTAAATCTGATTTGGAGCTATTCTATCCTCTGCTTCAGGAGACTGCTGTCAGGGATAACTTTAAAATCCGCTCGTTCGAGTATTTTGAAAATCTCTGGGATGCCCTGGTTGTTCCCAGGACTGCTCAGCTGTTCCTTGCTTTCCATGACAACCAACCGCTGGGAGGAGCGATTGCCTTTTGCTTAGGAAGACGGGCCTGGTATGTATACGGCGCTTCCAGCAATACCAAACGCAATCTGCAGGCCAGCTATGCCCTGCAGTGGGCGATGATCCGCTGGGCTAAAGGTTTAGGGTGCACCACCTATGATTTCCGCGGTGTCTCGGGCGACCTCAATCCCGACAATCCCCTCTACGGCCTATACCGGTTTAAAGAAGGTTTCGGGGCTCAACTCGTTGAGTATGTTGGCGAGTTTGACCTGCCTCTTTCTCCTCTCTACACTTTGTGGAATCCTGCTGTTCGCATTTACAATCAGCTGACAGGTAAAAATAATAGTTAG
- a CDS encoding redox-sensing transcriptional repressor Rex: MSIRNQRRKEGIPRGVISRLPNYHRYLSELSQEVEKISSAELGKALNMTAAQIRSDLSYFGSFGLHGYGYRVDELKEHIESILGLDREYHLVLIGAGNLGRALVSYANFRRRGFFIKAIFDADPEVIGGEAAGMQIQSIDTLEDYISKNQCDIAVMTTPKDVSQAICDRLVKLGVKAIWNFSPIHLRVPDDVIVEHIHLTDSLLQLSFQLSQERD, encoded by the coding sequence ATGAGCATTCGCAACCAGAGAAGAAAGGAAGGCATCCCTCGAGGTGTAATCAGCAGACTGCCAAACTATCACCGCTATTTATCGGAGTTGTCCCAGGAAGTGGAGAAAATCTCATCCGCTGAGCTTGGGAAAGCTCTAAATATGACAGCAGCGCAGATCCGCTCCGATTTAAGTTATTTTGGTTCATTCGGCCTGCACGGCTATGGCTATCGAGTGGATGAGCTGAAGGAACATATTGAGAGCATTTTGGGATTAGATCGGGAATACCATCTGGTGTTGATCGGCGCGGGGAACCTAGGCCGGGCGCTGGTAAGCTATGCCAATTTTCGCCGGAGAGGGTTTTTCATTAAAGCTATCTTTGATGCGGATCCTGAGGTGATCGGTGGGGAAGCTGCGGGCATGCAAATTCAATCCATCGATACACTTGAAGATTATATCAGCAAAAACCAGTGCGACATCGCTGTCATGACTACCCCTAAAGATGTCAGCCAGGCCATCTGCGATCGGCTGGTAAAGCTCGGTGTGAAAGCAATCTGGAACTTCTCTCCAATTCACCTGCGCGTTCCCGATGATGTAATTGTGGAGCACATCCACCTAACCGACAGCCTGCTGCAGCTTTCGTTTCAATTAAGCCAAGAGAGGGATTGA
- a CDS encoding ParB N-terminal domain-containing protein: MFLRGTVESFDRQMSEQNLTESIELGLRTVEVKRIVGSVNRWQDFDSQFRFRLTSRNAMERYAGIKKALEEGVILPPVDLYKIKDKYYVVDGNHRVAAAKEIGQIYIDAYVTEFLPTGDTPQHLLWRERANFEYRTGLSDIQFTELGMYQELLKQIERFEHEEYKRYYINDSFLHVAKQWYEDIYKPVVEEIRRERLLDEFPNRTEADLFLYATYHRIAKSRLTQEQVTYREALADLRPTEKKTLKDKIFDVINSLLKLNENVHDCPHGLIIDEDGLVKVTKNCEGCTKCDHSAAAHQPEPKILSEDDVQGVHNV; the protein is encoded by the coding sequence ATGTTCCTGCGAGGAACGGTCGAATCGTTCGATCGCCAAATGTCGGAGCAGAACCTTACTGAATCAATTGAGCTGGGACTGCGCACTGTCGAGGTAAAACGAATTGTCGGTTCAGTCAACCGCTGGCAGGATTTTGATTCTCAGTTTCGCTTTCGCTTAACCTCCCGCAATGCCATGGAGCGCTATGCCGGAATTAAAAAGGCATTAGAGGAAGGCGTGATCCTGCCCCCTGTAGATTTATACAAAATCAAAGACAAATACTATGTTGTAGATGGAAACCACCGGGTAGCTGCTGCCAAAGAAATCGGACAGATCTATATCGATGCCTATGTTACTGAGTTTCTGCCCACCGGTGATACACCGCAGCATCTGTTGTGGCGGGAGCGGGCCAACTTTGAGTACCGCACCGGATTATCGGATATCCAGTTTACTGAGCTGGGTATGTATCAGGAGCTGCTGAAGCAGATTGAGCGCTTCGAACACGAAGAATACAAAAGATATTATATCAACGACAGTTTTCTCCACGTCGCCAAGCAGTGGTATGAAGATATTTACAAACCGGTAGTTGAAGAAATCCGCCGGGAAAGACTTCTGGATGAATTTCCCAACCGGACCGAAGCAGATCTGTTTCTCTACGCTACTTACCACCGCATTGCTAAATCCAGGCTGACTCAGGAGCAGGTTACTTACCGAGAAGCGCTGGCAGACCTGCGTCCAACCGAGAAGAAGACGCTTAAGGATAAGATTTTTGATGTGATCAACAGTTTATTGAAGTTGAATGAAAACGTCCATGACTGTCCTCATGGACTGATTATAGATGAAGATGGATTGGTAAAGGTCACTAAAAACTGTGAAGGCTGCACCAAATGCGACCATAGTGCAGCGGCTCACCAACCTGAGCCGAAGATTCTCAGTGAAGATGATGTTCAAGGTGTGCATAACGTGTGA
- a CDS encoding metallophosphoesterase, whose protein sequence is MKILVVADTVDPLLYDHFRRERFPDNIELILSAGDLPAWYLSYLMSVFNAPLYYVRGNHDYDYDREPPEGGEDIDGRIIKVKDITIMGFEGSMFYHSPRAVQRTEREMWWLWQKMRFKIMLNQKIDIILTHAPPFGIHDAEDQCHKGFLTFSKMIHKYQPKYFIHGHTHLNYGLKQKRIDVVNNTKVINGYGYYILDTDED, encoded by the coding sequence ATGAAAATACTTGTTGTAGCCGATACCGTCGATCCACTGCTCTATGATCATTTTCGACGGGAGCGATTCCCCGATAATATCGAATTGATTCTTTCCGCCGGCGACTTGCCAGCGTGGTATCTATCATATTTAATGTCTGTCTTTAACGCTCCACTTTACTATGTTCGCGGCAATCATGACTATGATTACGACCGAGAACCGCCGGAAGGCGGAGAGGATATTGATGGCAGAATAATAAAAGTGAAAGATATCACGATCATGGGTTTTGAAGGCTCCATGTTTTACCACTCTCCCCGAGCGGTGCAGCGAACCGAGCGGGAAATGTGGTGGCTGTGGCAGAAAATGCGGTTTAAAATCATGCTTAATCAGAAAATCGATATCATACTCACCCATGCTCCCCCATTTGGCATTCATGATGCGGAAGATCAATGTCACAAGGGCTTCCTTACTTTTTCCAAAATGATCCACAAATACCAGCCGAAATACTTTATTCATGGTCACACCCACTTAAATTACGGTCTCAAACAAAAACGAATCGATGTTGTCAACAACACTAAGGTGATTAACGGATACGGCTATTATATATTAGACACTGACGAAGATTAG
- a CDS encoding D-alanyl-D-alanine carboxypeptidase — protein sequence MRKWISVLLLVVFLGNLAFAQPQDFPEINAVAVVIYDADFDQMIYGKNPHDQRSIASLTKIMTMLYVCELVEQGKIALDDVVTASSNAASRDGTEIKLKAGDKFTVEELLYASALASANDAAVALAEYTAGSEAEFAKLMTKRAREMGLTDTNFVDCTGLLSIYSGNYSTAYEMAVLSRIAMENELFKRLVSTKEYELKPQNRTIRNSNVLLHEVEGVNGIKTGATTPAGHTLITSVERNGRSLIIVVLGAPSRESRNEQSEALVEYAYSKLKTIIPAGQAVTQVKVTDGVTHLVDAVLERDLSMFAFEPKDAEIDTKIELKDNRAPVDKGDKVGELVIIRNGEEYGRIDLVSNQNTGLASVLRRLWNRIVEFFSRLF from the coding sequence ATGAGAAAATGGATCAGTGTTCTGCTGCTGGTAGTTTTCCTGGGAAATCTTGCATTTGCCCAACCACAGGATTTTCCCGAAATTAACGCCGTCGCAGTCGTCATTTACGACGCAGATTTCGATCAAATGATTTACGGCAAAAACCCGCATGATCAGCGATCCATTGCCAGCCTTACTAAGATCATGACCATGCTCTATGTTTGCGAGCTGGTGGAACAGGGCAAAATTGCCCTCGATGATGTGGTAACAGCGAGTTCTAATGCGGCCAGTCGGGACGGAACCGAGATCAAACTTAAGGCAGGGGACAAATTCACCGTAGAGGAGCTTTTGTACGCATCTGCGTTGGCCTCGGCTAACGATGCGGCGGTAGCGCTGGCAGAGTATACCGCCGGGTCAGAAGCAGAGTTTGCTAAGTTGATGACCAAGCGGGCCAGAGAAATGGGATTAACCGATACTAATTTTGTGGACTGCACGGGGCTTTTATCAATTTACAGCGGAAATTATTCAACCGCCTACGAGATGGCAGTGCTGTCCCGGATTGCTATGGAAAACGAGCTGTTTAAACGCCTGGTTTCCACCAAAGAGTATGAACTGAAGCCTCAGAACCGCACGATCCGCAACTCCAATGTGCTCCTTCATGAAGTAGAAGGGGTAAATGGAATTAAAACCGGAGCAACCACACCCGCGGGACACACTTTGATAACTAGCGTGGAGCGGAATGGGCGTAGTTTAATTATTGTTGTGCTGGGGGCACCCAGCCGCGAGTCCCGCAATGAGCAGTCAGAAGCGCTCGTTGAGTATGCCTATTCCAAACTCAAAACTATCATACCTGCGGGGCAGGCTGTCACCCAGGTAAAAGTGACCGATGGTGTTACCCATCTCGTCGATGCTGTTTTGGAGCGGGATCTGTCCATGTTTGCCTTCGAGCCTAAAGATGCTGAGATTGATACCAAGATCGAGCTAAAGGACAACCGGGCTCCGGTTGATAAAGGCGATAAAGTTGGTGAGCTGGTGATTATCCGCAATGGGGAGGAATATGGGCGAATAGATTTGGTATCCAACCAGAACACTGGTTTGGCATCGGTGCTGCGGCGGCTGTGGAATCGCATTGTGGAGTTTTTCAGCCGACTGTTTTAA
- the nth gene encoding endonuclease III, with translation MLEQAAVDEILEILAQLYPNPTTELEHETPFQLLIATILSAQCTDQRVNIITRKLFADHPTVESLEQLSIQEIESYIRTAGLWQTKAKNIKRTCEILIDNYNGEVPRTREELMKLPGVGRKTANVVLANAFNVPAFPVDTHVHRVANRLGLAASSNPNQTEEQLTALIPEEYWKDAHHWLILHGRRVCSARKPNCEECPLAHLCQTAFTHQ, from the coding sequence ATGCTGGAACAAGCTGCAGTAGATGAAATTTTAGAGATTTTAGCTCAACTCTATCCGAATCCTACAACTGAACTGGAGCACGAAACTCCCTTTCAGCTCTTGATTGCCACGATTCTTTCAGCCCAGTGCACTGATCAGCGGGTTAATATCATCACCCGGAAGCTTTTTGCGGATCATCCCACGGTGGAATCTCTGGAGCAGCTGTCGATTCAAGAAATTGAATCCTATATTCGCACCGCAGGGTTGTGGCAGACCAAGGCCAAAAATATCAAAAGAACCTGCGAGATTCTGATTGATAACTACAACGGCGAAGTGCCCCGAACCCGGGAAGAGCTGATGAAACTTCCCGGTGTGGGCCGGAAAACTGCCAATGTGGTGCTGGCTAATGCCTTTAATGTACCAGCTTTTCCCGTCGATACTCATGTTCACCGGGTGGCCAATCGGCTCGGTCTGGCAGCAAGTTCCAATCCAAACCAAACTGAAGAGCAGCTGACTGCTCTGATCCCGGAAGAATACTGGAAGGACGCCCATCACTGGCTGATCCTCCACGGTAGAAGGGTGTGCAGCGCCCGTAAGCCTAACTGCGAAGAGTGCCCTCTCGCCCACCTCTGCCAAACTGCTTTCACACACCAATAG
- a CDS encoding DUF554 domain-containing protein: protein MFWGTIINALAIALGSVIGMVLHLREATQRTIMHGLGLVVMIIGIKMGLDHDNILIPLASIVAGGFIGEILKIEARLEKIGDRLGKGKSVGEASRITQGFVTASLVYCVGAMAVIGALESGLHKTHETLLAKAMLDGVSAVFFASSFGIGVLFSAVPVFIYQSLITVFAGLLEPLFHAAALQAMGATGGLLIVGIGLNILGVSRIAVGNLLPSLAVAVILSIFF, encoded by the coding sequence ATGTTTTGGGGAACGATTATCAATGCGCTGGCGATTGCGCTCGGATCTGTAATTGGAATGGTGCTTCATCTCCGGGAAGCTACTCAGCGCACGATTATGCATGGTTTAGGACTAGTTGTTATGATTATAGGTATAAAAATGGGGCTGGATCATGACAATATCCTCATCCCCTTGGCCAGTATTGTGGCGGGTGGATTTATCGGTGAAATCCTCAAGATCGAAGCCAGACTGGAGAAGATTGGGGACCGGTTGGGGAAGGGTAAGTCAGTCGGTGAAGCCAGCCGGATTACTCAAGGCTTTGTGACTGCATCGCTCGTATACTGCGTGGGAGCGATGGCGGTAATCGGAGCACTCGAAAGCGGGCTGCACAAAACTCATGAAACACTTCTGGCTAAAGCGATGCTTGACGGTGTGAGCGCGGTCTTTTTCGCATCCTCATTCGGCATCGGGGTCTTGTTTTCTGCCGTTCCGGTGTTTATTTACCAGAGTCTAATCACCGTATTTGCCGGACTTTTAGAACCCCTGTTTCACGCAGCTGCCCTGCAGGCGATGGGGGCAACTGGGGGATTGCTGATTGTCGGTATTGGTCTTAATATCCTCGGTGTCAGTAGAATCGCGGTGGGCAATCTGCTGCCGTCTCTAGCAGTCGCCGTCATTTTATCAATCTTTTTTTAG
- a CDS encoding metal-sensitive transcriptional regulator, with translation MDDNESKKKIIQRLKRIEGQIRGIQKMIEDEKYCIDVLTQVSAARAALDRVGMIIFEEHSHSCLLRAIEDGQVDAIDELMGALKRLLN, from the coding sequence ATGGATGATAACGAATCAAAAAAGAAGATTATCCAGCGCTTAAAACGCATCGAAGGACAGATCCGGGGCATTCAAAAAATGATTGAGGATGAAAAGTACTGCATCGATGTGCTCACCCAAGTTTCGGCAGCCCGCGCTGCGCTTGATCGAGTAGGTATGATTATCTTCGAAGAGCACAGCCACAGCTGTCTGCTGCGGGCAATTGAAGACGGACAGGTTGATGCCATCGATGAACTGATGGGCGCATTAAAACGATTGTTGAACTAA
- a CDS encoding PASTA domain-containing protein, with amino-acid sequence MRVSSSMVARRILIMFAVLIAVVSFLGGRLVYIQFFQNPFYVSKAMEQRLQKIPVDPKRGAIYDRNGIPLAVTVSASAVYAIPMEIKDKEATARTLADILDLDYEFVLNRLKKSTASEWIKKRVTTDEVLEIHRADLPGVGVVDNPTRFYPYGSIAPQVLGIVGIDNQGLEGIELYYDQYLRGIKGEAVFERDAVGRIIDDGIKGYTAGIDGADIILTIDFYIQQIAEREVRRAALETGSRLALIVIADPKTGEILANAIYPSYDLLNYNDYPIENRRNIVVTDTYEPGSTFKAVTAAAALDSGIASLHTHFFDPGYIMVSGWRIRCWNRGGHGPQSFTQTLENSCNPFYAKLGIDLGGERFYDYLKAFKLGDRLGVDFPGEAPGTVRPPSEKVPLVTWANIGFGQGLTTTPIQLLAAFAAIANDGIFNVPHYVKAIVTPEGEQPPNIPPPERVIDQETAATVSSVLRSVIANGSGKRADVKGYNVAGKTGTAQLVENGRYSHSKTVTSFAGYAPEDDPQMVGLIVLWEPQGAFYGGIIASPVFARLVEQIMPYLGVKTRAVEEIDGRSAVKVPDVLGKAVHEAQKTLTEQGFRVEVAGGGTRIIDQIPAPNAQVPPQTTVIIYTDLDYQPTYSDLPDPIGV; translated from the coding sequence GTGCGAGTTTCCAGTTCGATGGTGGCTAGGCGCATCTTGATCATGTTTGCAGTCCTCATCGCAGTAGTCTCATTTTTAGGAGGACGTTTAGTATATATCCAGTTTTTCCAGAATCCATTCTATGTCAGCAAGGCAATGGAGCAGCGGCTGCAGAAGATTCCCGTTGATCCGAAACGGGGGGCGATTTATGACCGCAACGGTATTCCCCTTGCAGTGACAGTGAGCGCCAGCGCGGTTTACGCTATACCGATGGAGATCAAAGACAAAGAAGCCACTGCCCGCACGCTCGCTGATATTCTTGACCTTGATTATGAATTTGTACTTAACAGGCTCAAAAAATCCACGGCGAGCGAATGGATCAAGAAACGAGTGACAACTGATGAAGTGCTTGAGATTCACCGGGCTGATCTGCCCGGTGTGGGTGTAGTTGATAACCCAACTCGGTTTTATCCCTATGGTTCGATTGCACCTCAGGTTTTGGGAATTGTCGGCATTGATAATCAGGGGTTGGAAGGAATTGAGCTTTATTACGATCAGTATCTGAGGGGCATCAAAGGTGAGGCAGTCTTTGAAAGAGACGCGGTGGGGCGCATTATTGATGACGGAATCAAGGGATATACCGCAGGGATAGACGGAGCTGATATCATCCTTACCATAGATTTCTACATTCAGCAGATTGCGGAAAGGGAAGTCAGGCGAGCTGCATTAGAAACTGGATCACGGCTGGCTTTAATCGTGATTGCGGATCCGAAAACCGGTGAGATTTTGGCCAATGCAATCTATCCCAGCTATGATCTTCTCAATTACAATGATTATCCAATTGAAAACCGCAGAAACATCGTGGTTACAGACACATATGAGCCGGGTTCAACTTTTAAAGCGGTTACTGCGGCGGCCGCCCTGGATTCCGGTATTGCTAGTCTGCACACCCACTTCTTTGATCCAGGGTATATCATGGTTTCGGGTTGGAGAATCCGCTGCTGGAATCGGGGCGGTCATGGACCTCAGTCCTTTACTCAAACTCTCGAGAACTCCTGCAATCCCTTTTACGCTAAGCTGGGAATTGATCTGGGCGGCGAACGGTTTTATGATTATCTGAAAGCGTTTAAACTTGGTGATCGATTAGGGGTGGATTTTCCGGGAGAAGCCCCTGGGACAGTGCGGCCGCCATCAGAAAAAGTTCCCCTGGTAACTTGGGCCAATATTGGTTTCGGCCAGGGCTTGACAACCACACCAATTCAGCTTTTAGCTGCCTTTGCTGCGATTGCCAATGACGGCATCTTTAATGTTCCCCACTATGTAAAGGCAATTGTTACTCCCGAGGGTGAGCAGCCGCCGAATATTCCGCCGCCGGAGCGAGTTATCGATCAGGAAACTGCTGCCACTGTCAGCAGTGTGCTCCGGTCAGTGATTGCCAACGGTTCAGGGAAAAGAGCGGATGTAAAAGGATATAATGTGGCAGGGAAAACCGGCACTGCACAGCTGGTAGAAAACGGACGCTACTCCCATTCTAAAACCGTTACTTCGTTTGCGGGCTATGCTCCTGAGGATGATCCCCAAATGGTGGGTTTAATCGTGCTGTGGGAACCCCAAGGCGCGTTTTACGGCGGCATTATTGCCAGCCCCGTGTTTGCGCGATTGGTAGAGCAGATCATGCCTTATTTAGGTGTTAAGACCAGAGCAGTTGAAGAGATTGATGGGCGCAGCGCGGTAAAAGTACCTGATGTGCTCGGCAAAGCTGTTCATGAAGCGCAAAAAACCCTGACTGAGCAGGGTTTTAGAGTTGAAGTGGCTGGCGGAGGCACTCGCATCATCGACCAGATTCCAGCGCCGAACGCGCAAGTTCCACCTCAGACGACGGTTATTATCTACACTGATTTGGATTATCAGCCCACATACAGCGATCTTCCCGACCCTATTGGTGTGTGA
- the alr gene encoding alanine racemase has translation MKWLGPTWLAVDLSAIGANLQTVQHFTSAQVCPVIKADAYGHGIKAVSMFLELKGVTGLAVSDVQEAVEIREAGVQTPILVLTPVLPEQASTAIEHNLTVTVSDPRIIIPLAEQALTRQKQLQVHLKINTGLNRIGAAPELAVDCARQILEQKFLQLAGVYTHFAEADSNYAYTKLQLKRLLEVKQAFFDAGLPELIWHAANSSALFTLPESHLDLVRIGTALFGQSRVKLPPDIKLSNTWQLYTRIIQVHRAAKGEPIGYNRTYITKRDSIIGVIPIGYSDGLGLVPNNGGLRRHLHSTIVQLINKPMQVSIDGVSCPIVGKIAMGMSCVDLTDHPHALDLYGAVVSIRARRTAINRRIPKTYFLNGKMVLIHWHERFWQPLSKDGTVYVKEISVKAAHEILKGRNRYGS, from the coding sequence ATGAAATGGTTAGGGCCGACCTGGCTCGCTGTTGATTTAAGCGCAATTGGGGCTAACCTGCAGACAGTTCAGCATTTCACCAGTGCGCAAGTATGTCCAGTCATTAAAGCAGATGCGTATGGACATGGGATCAAGGCTGTGTCCATGTTTCTAGAGCTTAAGGGCGTTACGGGTTTGGCAGTCAGTGATGTTCAGGAGGCAGTTGAAATTCGCGAAGCCGGGGTTCAAACTCCGATATTAGTGTTAACACCCGTGCTGCCGGAACAAGCTTCCACCGCAATTGAGCACAATCTCACAGTAACCGTAAGCGATCCCCGCATCATCATTCCCCTTGCTGAGCAGGCTTTAACGCGGCAGAAACAGCTTCAGGTTCATTTAAAGATCAATACAGGCCTGAACCGGATTGGCGCTGCACCAGAACTCGCTGTTGACTGCGCCCGCCAGATTTTGGAGCAAAAATTTCTCCAGCTCGCAGGTGTTTATACTCATTTTGCCGAAGCTGATAGTAATTATGCATACACCAAACTCCAGCTTAAGCGGCTGTTAGAAGTGAAGCAGGCGTTTTTTGATGCAGGTCTACCGGAGCTGATTTGGCACGCCGCCAACAGCTCTGCTCTCTTCACCCTGCCGGAAAGCCACTTGGATTTAGTGCGGATCGGCACAGCCCTGTTCGGCCAGTCGCGAGTAAAGCTGCCCCCCGATATTAAGCTGAGCAATACCTGGCAGCTGTACACGCGAATCATCCAGGTGCACCGCGCTGCTAAAGGAGAGCCAATCGGTTACAATCGCACCTATATCACCAAGCGGGATTCGATCATCGGTGTGATTCCCATCGGATACAGCGATGGTCTGGGTTTGGTACCAAATAACGGCGGCCTGCGCCGCCATCTCCACAGCACCATCGTCCAACTGATTAACAAGCCGATGCAGGTCTCGATTGATGGCGTCAGCTGTCCGATTGTAGGTAAAATCGCCATGGGCATGAGCTGCGTTGACTTAACTGATCACCCCCACGCCCTGGATCTTTACGGTGCAGTTGTCAGCATCAGAGCCCGCCGCACCGCAATCAATCGGCGCATACCCAAAACTTACTTTCTCAACGGAAAAATGGTTTTAATCCACTGGCACGAACGCTTTTGGCAGCCGCTGTCCAAAGACGGAACAGTCTATGTTAAGGAAATCAGTGTCAAGGCTGCTCATGAAATCCTGAAAGGGAGGAATCGGTATGGTTCTTAA
- the sppA gene encoding signal peptide peptidase SppA, translated as MVLNGRKFFKIFLVLIIAAVIIRIGLIRFNRMQFGDGVALIYIDGVIGESSGASLVKTGGSYLDQLHAAAEDARIKAVILRINSPGGSAAASQELYRAVLDLRQQGKPVVASLGDTAASGGYYTAAAADYIYANGSTITGSIGVIMQSANLAELYEMLGIDVEVVKSGEFKDMGSASRPLSDAERELLTELIMDAWDQFVEDVSTARNLPRDQVEQVADGRIMTGRQALEAGLVDELGTLKDAEQKALELAGITGTYYIQTYYEKPGLLGRLLSIIDGIIPKAGTNLRYQWI; from the coding sequence ATGGTTCTTAATGGCAGAAAGTTTTTTAAAATATTCTTAGTGCTGATAATCGCTGCTGTGATCATCAGAATCGGGCTGATCCGCTTTAACCGCATGCAGTTTGGCGACGGGGTTGCCTTGATCTACATCGATGGTGTGATTGGTGAAAGCAGCGGTGCTTCGCTGGTGAAGACCGGCGGTTCTTATCTCGACCAGCTGCACGCTGCCGCTGAGGATGCAAGGATTAAGGCAGTCATTTTAAGAATTAACAGTCCCGGCGGTTCAGCAGCTGCGTCGCAGGAGCTGTATCGGGCTGTCCTAGATTTAAGGCAGCAGGGCAAACCGGTGGTCGCCTCCCTGGGAGATACTGCCGCATCGGGTGGGTACTATACCGCGGCTGCTGCTGATTACATTTATGCCAATGGCTCCACTATCACCGGATCAATCGGTGTGATCATGCAGTCTGCTAACTTAGCTGAGCTTTATGAGATGTTAGGCATTGATGTTGAAGTAGTTAAATCGGGAGAGTTTAAGGACATGGGCTCTGCTTCGCGACCCTTAAGCGACGCAGAACGAGAGCTGCTGACCGAGCTGATCATGGATGCGTGGGATCAATTTGTGGAAGATGTGTCCACTGCTCGCAATCTTCCGCGAGACCAGGTTGAACAGGTAGCCGATGGCCGGATCATGACAGGCAGGCAGGCCTTGGAAGCTGGATTAGTCGATGAACTCGGCACACTTAAGGATGCGGAGCAGAAAGCGCTGGAATTGGCGGGTATCACCGGTACATATTACATTCAAACCTACTATGAGAAACCCGGGCTGTTGGGGAGATTGCTGAGCATTATCGATGGTATTATTCCCAAAGCTGGCACCAACCTCCGCTATCAGTGGATTTGA